A window from Candidatus Arthromitus sp. SFB-rat-Yit encodes these proteins:
- a CDS encoding Rqc2 family fibronectin-binding protein, which yields MPLDGIFLYSLIEELRPKIINGKIRKINQFDKYSFVFNVRCSGENQNLLISANSKYNSINLTNQKHETPKSNFMFSTILKKYILNGTIKDISQIENDRILKLYIENRNELGNVKEFELIIELMGKHSNVSLVEKDTQKVLDSIKHLSLNNNSYRTLIPNSIYKYPPKDDLKLNPMDFTIQNFKKILNIIENEPSMYSKIFQGVSPQLSKFIFELISNESFDKKFEILSEIFKNIKLNPTLYKVNNTYKDFYSFDINISNDKITKQNLNELIDDFIINKNISDDINGKLTNIKKIINSIIQKSSKKISIFKNEIKNSEDKYKFKLYGDLISSNIYMLKGKEDHIMVQNYFSENLEEIKIPLNPKMTPSQNIEYYYKKFKKLKKSEEINLINISSCEKEIDYLNSVLLNLNNAQSINDIDDIRIELGESGYLKVIKTKNKDSIIKSSPHHYVTSNGISIFVGKNNIQNESLTFKIAKKDYTWFHVKNIAGSHVILAHNNPNNKLIEIASMLAAFYSKSSSSSNVPVDYTKVKNVKKMPHAKPGMVIYTSYNTAYVTPPTSIDELNLTIKS from the coding sequence ATGCCATTAGACGGAATTTTTCTATATTCATTAATTGAAGAACTAAGACCTAAAATAATAAATGGTAAGATTAGGAAAATTAATCAGTTTGATAAATATAGTTTTGTTTTTAACGTTAGGTGCAGTGGTGAAAACCAAAATTTATTGATAAGTGCGAATTCCAAATATAATTCAATAAACCTAACTAACCAAAAACATGAAACACCAAAATCAAATTTTATGTTTTCAACTATTTTGAAAAAATACATATTAAATGGAACAATCAAAGATATTTCCCAAATAGAAAATGATCGAATTTTAAAATTATATATAGAAAACAGAAATGAACTTGGAAATGTAAAGGAATTTGAACTTATAATTGAGCTAATGGGCAAACATAGTAATGTTTCACTTGTTGAAAAAGATACTCAAAAAGTTTTAGATTCTATAAAACATCTTTCATTAAATAATAATTCTTACAGAACTCTTATACCGAATTCAATTTATAAATATCCACCAAAAGATGATTTAAAATTAAATCCAATGGATTTCACAATACAAAACTTTAAAAAAATATTAAATATCATAGAAAACGAACCGTCAATGTATTCAAAAATATTTCAAGGAGTTTCACCCCAACTATCAAAATTCATATTTGAATTAATCTCAAATGAATCCTTTGATAAAAAATTTGAAATTCTAAGTGAAATATTTAAAAACATAAAACTCAATCCAACTCTATATAAAGTAAATAATACATATAAAGATTTTTATAGTTTTGACATCAATATAAGCAATGATAAAATCACAAAACAAAACTTAAACGAATTAATAGATGATTTTATTATAAACAAAAATATATCTGACGATATAAATGGAAAACTCACAAATATCAAAAAGATTATAAACTCTATCATACAAAAATCTTCTAAAAAAATCTCAATTTTTAAAAATGAAATTAAAAACAGTGAGGATAAATATAAATTTAAACTTTATGGTGATCTAATTTCTTCAAATATCTACATGCTAAAAGGTAAAGAAGATCACATAATGGTTCAAAATTATTTCAGTGAAAATCTGGAAGAAATTAAAATTCCATTAAATCCTAAAATGACTCCATCGCAAAATATAGAGTATTATTATAAAAAATTTAAAAAGCTGAAGAAATCTGAAGAAATAAATTTAATTAACATTTCATCCTGTGAAAAAGAAATAGATTATTTAAACTCTGTACTTCTTAACTTAAACAACGCACAAAGCATTAATGACATTGATGATATAAGAATTGAGCTTGGAGAAAGTGGCTATTTGAAAGTTATAAAAACAAAAAATAAAGATAGCATAATAAAATCATCTCCACACCATTATGTAACCTCGAATGGAATTTCAATTTTTGTAGGAAAAAATAATATACAAAATGAATCACTAACTTTTAAGATTGCAAAAAAAGACTACACATGGTTTCATGTTAAAAATATTGCAGGCAGCCATGTTATACTTGCACATAACAATCCAAATAACAAATTAATAGAAATAGCATCCATGTTAGCAGCATTTTACAGCAAATCATCTTCTTCCTCAAATGTTCCAGTAGATTATACAAAAGTTAAGAACGTAAAAAAAATGCCACACGCAAAACCTGGAATGGTCATTTATACATCATATAATACTGCTTATGTTACTCCCCCCACTAGTATAGATGAACTTAACTTAACAATAAAATCTTAG
- a CDS encoding HugZ family protein, whose translation MKEILNSQKTIMISSLNSEGFPQISYSPYIMVDNKVYIYISRIADHHKNIDENGNISLMVVADESKSQNLFARERVSFNGNAKKVEEVPDCIREKFEEIHGKRMMEVLYGMDFDFFEITILNGRLVKGFGKAFDITYEDNTWIEKQVFIDKKAPAHNK comes from the coding sequence ATGAAAGAAATTTTAAATTCACAAAAAACTATAATGATTTCATCTTTGAATAGTGAAGGGTTTCCACAAATAAGTTATTCACCTTATATAATGGTAGATAATAAAGTTTATATTTATATAAGTAGAATTGCAGATCATCATAAGAATATAGATGAGAATGGAAATATAAGCTTAATGGTCGTAGCTGATGAATCTAAATCTCAAAATTTATTTGCTAGAGAAAGAGTAAGTTTTAATGGTAATGCAAAAAAAGTTGAAGAAGTTCCAGATTGTATTAGAGAAAAGTTTGAGGAAATACATGGAAAGAGAATGATGGAAGTATTGTATGGAATGGATTTTGACTTTTTCGAAATAACTATTTTAAATGGAAGATTAGTTAAAGGTTTCGGTAAAGCCTTTGATATAACATATGAAGATAATACTTGGATTGAAAAACAAGTATTTATAGATAAGAAAGCCCCTGCACATAATAAATAG
- a CDS encoding ABC transporter ATP-binding protein produces MLSVKDLKVGYEDKVIIEKLSIEIQRGEIVTILGPNGSGKSTLLNCLTRYLKPLSGDIYFEDENIYLKSLKDFSKQVAILSQHNDLIGDITVEQLVKYGRSPHKRWYEKKSNIDCEIVEQAMKYTKVFKYRNTSINSLSGGERQRVWISMALAQTPNLLLLDEPTTYLDISHQLELMELIKDINISKSITIVMVLHDLNQAIQYSDKIILMKDGKVFDYGKPKEVINCENLREVYDINCHICEYKNKSIIIPISNYKS; encoded by the coding sequence TTGTTAAGTGTAAAAGATTTAAAAGTTGGATATGAAGACAAGGTTATAATAGAAAAATTATCTATTGAGATACAAAGAGGGGAAATTGTAACAATTTTAGGACCTAATGGTTCGGGTAAATCTACTCTTCTTAATTGTTTAACTAGATATCTTAAACCTTTGTCTGGGGATATTTATTTTGAGGATGAAAATATTTATTTGAAATCTTTAAAAGATTTTTCAAAACAAGTAGCTATTTTATCGCAGCATAACGATTTAATAGGGGATATAACAGTAGAGCAGTTAGTTAAGTATGGAAGGTCACCTCATAAGAGATGGTATGAAAAGAAAAGTAATATAGATTGTGAAATAGTGGAACAAGCTATGAAATACACAAAAGTTTTCAAATATAGGAATACGAGTATTAATAGTTTATCTGGTGGAGAAAGACAAAGAGTTTGGATATCTATGGCTCTTGCACAAACTCCAAATTTATTGTTATTGGATGAACCAACAACATACTTGGATATATCACATCAGTTGGAGCTTATGGAACTTATTAAAGATATAAATATTAGCAAAAGTATAACTATAGTTATGGTTTTACACGATTTGAACCAAGCTATTCAATATAGTGATAAAATTATATTAATGAAGGATGGCAAAGTTTTTGATTATGGTAAACCTAAAGAAGTTATAAATTGTGAAAATTTAAGAGAGGTATATGATATAAATTGTCATATATGTGAGTACAAAAATAAATCAATAATAATACCAATTAGTAATTATAAATCCTAA
- a CDS encoding FecCD family ABC transporter permease has product MVSKKKSVAIIVISYVVLFILAFVLCIFGSVKFELKEILLSLFGKGNNLLNVIVYEIRLPRNLIAVLVGAGLSVSGMLLQSVMKNPLADPGITGVSSGASVVAIIILLVIPSFSYGLPIASFLGGLIACMLVFLLAWKDGGISPSRIILSGVAVNAVFGSIISIFTIFYSDRIQSALLWLNGSLSQKTWSDFKLLSIYVIIGLILALFCIKPANILALGEKTILNLGFNITYLRLFVSIVGVFLAAVCTSIVGIIGFVGLVIPHICRMIVGYDYKYSLPLAISFGGIIVLLADTLSRVIGGSIELPVGIIMSLLGAPFFLYLLRKKKGE; this is encoded by the coding sequence ATGGTTAGTAAAAAGAAATCAGTAGCAATTATAGTTATTTCATATGTAGTATTATTTATTTTGGCATTTGTATTGTGTATCTTTGGTAGTGTAAAGTTTGAATTAAAAGAAATCTTGTTATCACTTTTTGGTAAGGGAAACAATTTATTAAACGTAATAGTTTATGAAATTAGACTACCGAGAAATCTTATTGCTGTTTTGGTTGGTGCTGGTTTATCTGTTTCAGGTATGCTTTTACAATCTGTCATGAAAAATCCATTGGCAGATCCAGGAATAACTGGAGTATCTTCGGGAGCTAGTGTTGTAGCAATTATAATACTCTTGGTTATTCCTTCATTTTCTTATGGTTTACCTATAGCATCTTTTTTGGGTGGACTTATAGCGTGCATGTTAGTATTTTTATTAGCATGGAAAGATGGAGGGATTTCTCCTAGCAGAATTATATTATCTGGTGTTGCTGTTAATGCTGTGTTTGGAAGTATAATATCAATATTTACAATTTTTTATAGTGATAGAATACAGAGTGCACTGCTTTGGTTAAATGGGAGTTTGTCACAGAAGACGTGGTCTGATTTTAAGCTTTTGAGTATTTATGTGATTATTGGACTAATATTGGCTTTGTTTTGTATAAAACCAGCTAATATATTAGCTCTTGGAGAAAAAACAATTTTAAATTTAGGATTCAATATTACATATTTGAGATTATTTGTATCTATAGTTGGAGTGTTTTTAGCAGCAGTATGCACATCTATTGTTGGTATCATAGGATTTGTTGGGCTTGTAATACCGCATATTTGTAGAATGATAGTTGGGTATGATTATAAATATTCTTTACCTTTAGCTATTTCTTTTGGTGGGATAATTGTACTTTTAGCCGATACATTATCTAGAGTAATAGGAGGGAGTATAGAATTACCTGTTGGTATAATAATGTCATTATTAGGAGCCCCATTTTTCCTATATTTATTAAGAAAAAAGAAAGGAGAGTAG
- a CDS encoding ABC transporter substrate-binding protein, with amino-acid sequence MKFKRVSSIILVSFLLLGCSSVGQASKENDTNSSNVSINQQQKEIKISVASVAISHVLSELNQKIVGRPTTKLELPATYVDIPEIGSSFSPDFEKVLSVGTELLIGDYLFKDKIENSAKQYGIDTFYIDTSSYDKFLRDIEELGKKINKEKEASKLVERFREPLNNLSAVNKDLKVAIISGTSESNMLATEDSYVGSLVKALGVKNIVNEIMASNSDVQAVNNYVNLNLEQLLVNQPDLILTFGHGNIDEANKSLEKLFGENPAWMNLDAVKNNKIYNLDSNLFGTSANINIDKALTELGRIFNG; translated from the coding sequence ATGAAATTTAAAAGAGTATCGAGTATCATTTTAGTTAGCTTTTTGCTTCTTGGATGTAGTTCTGTTGGACAAGCATCTAAAGAAAATGATACGAATAGTAGCAATGTGTCAATTAATCAGCAACAAAAAGAAATTAAAATATCAGTAGCTAGTGTTGCGATTTCACATGTTCTATCTGAGCTTAATCAAAAGATAGTTGGAAGACCAACAACTAAGTTAGAATTACCAGCTACTTATGTTGATATTCCTGAAATAGGTAGTTCTTTTTCTCCAGATTTTGAAAAGGTTCTATCTGTTGGAACAGAACTTTTGATTGGCGATTATTTGTTTAAGGATAAAATTGAAAATTCAGCAAAACAATATGGAATTGACACATTCTATATTGACACTTCTAGTTATGATAAATTTTTACGTGATATAGAAGAATTAGGGAAAAAGATAAACAAAGAGAAAGAAGCAAGTAAGTTGGTAGAAAGATTTAGAGAGCCACTAAATAATTTAAGTGCTGTAAATAAAGATCTTAAAGTTGCTATAATATCCGGTACTTCAGAAAGCAATATGCTTGCGACGGAAGATTCTTATGTTGGAAGTTTGGTTAAAGCTTTGGGAGTAAAAAATATAGTTAATGAGATAATGGCGAGCAATTCAGATGTGCAAGCAGTGAACAATTATGTTAACTTAAATTTGGAGCAATTGCTAGTAAATCAACCAGATTTAATATTAACTTTTGGACATGGAAATATAGATGAGGCTAATAAGTCACTTGAAAAATTATTTGGAGAGAATCCAGCTTGGATGAATTTGGATGCTGTAAAAAATAACAAGATCTATAATTTAGATTCCAATTTATTTGGTACATCTGCAAATATTAATATTGATAAAGCACTTACTGAACTTGGAAGAATATTTAATGGTTAG
- the ahpC gene encoding alkyl hydroperoxide reductase subunit C, with product MSLINKEISDFSVQAFCNGEFKTINKSDVLGKWSIFFFYPADFTFICPTELEDLSDLYEEFKSNNCEVYSVSTDTHFVHKAWHDASDSIKKIKYVMLADPTHVLSKDFEVYIDENGLAERGAFILNPEGKIVCYEVNAGNVGRNASELLRKLQASQFVAQYGDQVCPAKWKPGSETLKPGIDLVGKL from the coding sequence ATGTCATTGATAAATAAGGAAATTTCTGATTTTAGTGTTCAAGCATTTTGTAATGGTGAATTTAAAACGATTAATAAGAGCGATGTTTTAGGAAAGTGGAGTATATTTTTCTTTTATCCAGCAGATTTCACATTTATATGTCCTACAGAATTAGAAGATTTATCAGATCTTTATGAAGAATTCAAAAGCAATAATTGTGAAGTTTATTCAGTTTCTACAGATACTCACTTTGTTCACAAAGCTTGGCATGATGCATCTGATAGTATCAAAAAAATTAAATATGTTATGCTTGCAGATCCAACGCATGTACTTTCAAAAGACTTTGAAGTATACATAGATGAAAATGGATTAGCTGAGCGTGGAGCTTTCATCCTTAACCCAGAAGGTAAAATAGTATGTTATGAAGTTAATGCTGGTAATGTTGGAAGAAATGCTTCAGAATTACTTCGTAAGTTACAAGCTAGCCAGTTTGTAGCACAATATGGTGATCAAGTTTGCCCAGCTAAGTGGAAACCTGGAAGTGAAACATTAAAACCAGGAATTGATTTGGTTGGAAAACTTTAA
- a CDS encoding EamA family transporter, producing the protein MWFIMAIVSAFFAGITSILVKCGIRKTNSNVAMAIRTIIIVIFSLVIVIISGAFSSIKDITLRSFVFLLLSGIMTGFSWILYFKALSIGDLNKVVVIDKSSVVLSILFAIVLFNETDNLLIKLIGIIFISIGTILMIERKQINKNKKKNIYILYAILSSIFASLTSVLGKIGIDNVDSNLGTLIRTIVILIISWIIIFVTKEYKGITKIDKRELRFILLSGISTGVSWLCYYYSIKNGIVSLVIPIDKLSIVVSIIFSCIFLKEKLSKVSFMGLILIVFGTIIMTF; encoded by the coding sequence ATGTGGTTTATTATGGCTATAGTGTCTGCATTCTTTGCAGGTATAACATCGATACTTGTAAAGTGTGGAATAAGAAAGACAAATTCAAATGTTGCAATGGCAATAAGAACAATTATAATTGTAATATTTTCATTAGTGATAGTTATTATAAGCGGAGCGTTTAGCTCTATTAAGGACATTACGTTGAGATCATTTGTGTTTCTTTTATTGTCGGGCATCATGACAGGGTTTTCTTGGATACTTTATTTCAAGGCTTTATCAATAGGTGATTTAAATAAAGTTGTTGTTATAGATAAGTCAAGTGTAGTGTTAAGCATACTTTTTGCTATAGTTTTATTTAATGAAACGGATAATTTATTAATTAAATTGATAGGTATTATTTTTATTTCAATTGGGACCATTTTGATGATTGAAAGGAAACAAATAAATAAGAACAAAAAGAAGAACATTTACATTTTATATGCAATTCTTTCGTCGATTTTTGCATCGCTAACTTCAGTACTTGGGAAAATTGGTATAGATAATGTAGACTCAAATCTTGGAACATTAATAAGAACGATCGTTATACTTATAATTTCTTGGATTATTATTTTTGTAACAAAAGAATACAAAGGAATTACAAAAATTGATAAGCGTGAATTAAGATTTATACTACTTTCAGGAATTTCCACGGGAGTATCATGGCTATGTTATTATTACTCAATAAAGAATGGAATTGTAAGCTTAGTAATTCCAATAGACAAATTGAGTATCGTTGTTTCTATAATATTCTCGTGTATATTCTTAAAAGAAAAATTAAGCAAGGTTTCATTTATGGGATTAATATTGATTGTATTTGGAACAATTATAATGACATTTTAA
- a CDS encoding DUF3284 domain-containing protein translates to MIEIKERLNVSAKDFFSKIEESVIYDIEQSMGKKMVVSDIRNGFKYTKNLKNKLGGRGEVEVVITHFASPKMYSANFKSASGVNTICYIIDEIDDENIDVIYKEEFVGKTGTANLNFKIMNFFYKKRSRKRASKRIRYIESYIKSNKE, encoded by the coding sequence ATGATTGAGATAAAAGAAAGACTTAATGTAAGTGCAAAAGATTTTTTTAGTAAGATAGAGGAATCTGTAATTTATGATATAGAGCAATCAATGGGCAAAAAAATGGTTGTTAGTGATATACGCAATGGTTTTAAATATACGAAGAACCTTAAAAATAAACTTGGAGGAAGAGGAGAGGTTGAGGTGGTAATAACACATTTTGCTTCTCCCAAAATGTACAGTGCAAATTTTAAATCGGCATCTGGAGTTAATACTATATGTTATATTATTGATGAAATTGATGATGAAAATATTGATGTTATATATAAAGAAGAGTTTGTAGGCAAGACTGGCACTGCAAATTTAAATTTTAAGATAATGAATTTTTTCTATAAGAAAAGATCGAGGAAAAGAGCATCAAAACGTATAAGATATATCGAGTCATATATAAAATCCAATAAAGAGTAA
- a CDS encoding glycoside hydrolase family 1 protein: MIKFPNNFYYGSATSATQSEGAHDDGLKGQDIWDIWYEEESYKFFDGIGPKDTSTFYKNYKSDIQLLKQTGHNSFRTSISWSRLFPNGYGDLNQDAVKFYRNVFEELKREGIEPFVCLFHFDMPYELQKIGGWENRKVVDHYRDYAKKCFELYGDIVKHWFTFNEPIVHVECGYLLCYHYPCKVDPKAAVQVAYHTALASASAIREYHNLNQEGKIGIVLNLTPAYPRSNNEKDVEASRIAELFANKSFLDPAVKGEYSRELVDIIKKHDLMPTYTDEDLKIIKENTVDFLGVNYYHPVRVCAKANMPNPDSPFFPQYYFDDYVMPGRRMNPYRGWEIYPKGLYDIAINIKENYGNIEWMVTENGMGVEGEERFKKDGRIEDDYRIDFYKEHLMWLHKGISEGSNCIGYQVWTFIDCWSWINAYKNRYGLIELNIDTQERTIKKSGYWFKELHDNNGF, from the coding sequence ATGATTAAGTTTCCAAATAATTTTTATTATGGTAGTGCTACTAGTGCAACTCAGAGTGAAGGTGCACATGATGATGGTCTAAAGGGACAAGATATATGGGATATTTGGTATGAGGAGGAGTCGTATAAATTTTTCGATGGCATTGGACCAAAAGACACATCAACTTTTTATAAAAATTATAAATCAGATATACAACTATTGAAACAAACAGGTCACAATTCTTTTAGAACATCTATAAGTTGGTCTAGATTATTCCCAAATGGATATGGGGATTTAAATCAAGATGCTGTAAAATTTTATCGAAACGTATTTGAGGAACTCAAAAGAGAAGGAATAGAACCTTTTGTTTGTTTGTTTCATTTTGATATGCCATATGAACTTCAAAAAATTGGTGGATGGGAAAATAGAAAAGTTGTAGATCATTATAGAGATTATGCAAAAAAATGCTTTGAACTCTATGGAGATATAGTTAAACATTGGTTTACATTTAACGAACCAATTGTACATGTTGAATGTGGATACTTGCTTTGCTATCATTATCCATGCAAAGTTGATCCAAAGGCTGCTGTTCAAGTTGCATACCATACAGCACTTGCAAGTGCATCTGCTATAAGAGAATATCACAACTTGAATCAGGAAGGGAAAATTGGAATAGTACTTAATCTTACTCCGGCATATCCAAGAAGTAACAATGAAAAAGATGTAGAGGCTTCAAGAATTGCTGAGCTATTTGCTAACAAAAGTTTCTTAGATCCAGCGGTTAAAGGGGAGTATAGTAGGGAGTTAGTTGATATAATCAAAAAACATGATTTGATGCCAACATATACAGATGAAGATTTGAAAATTATAAAGGAAAATACAGTAGACTTTTTAGGAGTTAACTATTATCATCCAGTTAGAGTTTGTGCAAAAGCGAATATGCCAAACCCAGATTCACCATTCTTCCCACAATATTATTTTGATGATTACGTAATGCCAGGTAGGAGAATGAACCCATATAGGGGTTGGGAAATTTATCCTAAAGGATTGTATGATATTGCTATAAATATAAAAGAAAATTACGGTAATATTGAGTGGATGGTAACTGAAAACGGAATGGGAGTAGAAGGTGAAGAGCGTTTTAAAAAAGATGGACGCATTGAGGATGATTATAGAATAGATTTTTACAAAGAACATTTGATGTGGCTTCATAAAGGAATTAGTGAAGGAAGTAATTGTATCGGATACCAAGTTTGGACATTTATAGATTGTTGGAGTTGGATAAATGCATATAAAAATAGATATGGATTAATAGAGCTTAATATTGATACTCAAGAAAGAACAATTAAGAAGTCTGGATATTGGTTTAAAGAATTACATGATAATAATGGGTTTTAG
- a CDS encoding LPXTG cell wall anchor domain-containing protein: MKKDEKSAWILFLISIGLLFIMLSPRNSNPMIMIIGGLLIILLGVILFKKNKSGGKKR, translated from the coding sequence ATGAAGAAAGATGAAAAATCAGCTTGGATTTTGTTTTTAATATCAATTGGATTGCTATTTATTATGTTATCGCCAAGAAACTCGAATCCTATGATAATGATCATTGGAGGATTGTTAATTATTTTGTTAGGAGTAATTTTATTTAAAAAAAATAAATCCGGAGGTAAAAAGAGATGA
- a CDS encoding PTS sugar transporter subunit IIC, translating into MEKYFMPFASKIGSQKHLVAIRDGFVAIMPITMVGSIAVLLNVFLRDLPNTWFGPGNKFVESMSQIISINGNVYFGSIVILGIVFTFAFGYNLARSYNVNPVAGGIVAFASVVTCMNQSAIFDFILPNVNLSSLEALRNMGLNVALNSNNDVVLQGVSAWGYIGQGYTSASGLFTCLIVGFLSSMIYIKLMIKKVTIKLPESVPPAVSNAFAAIIPGVVTVYTFGILTQICISTTGLYPNDLIIKWVQEPLLSLSQGFFSVIIILFLVQLLWFFGLHGSNVMAPIIEGVYTPALLKNLEYFTQNGTTQGMPYLWTRGSIDAFAQMGGSGITLGLIIAIFIFSKRDDARAVAKLSAPMGVFNINEPVIFGMPIVLNPVYLIPWLIVPPICGMVAYFFTAIGVIPPVYIQVPWVMPVGLYAFFSTGGSILAAGVALLNVVIATCIWTPFILLANRVKDK; encoded by the coding sequence ATGGAAAAGTACTTTATGCCTTTTGCTTCCAAAATTGGAAGTCAAAAGCATTTAGTTGCTATTCGTGACGGATTTGTTGCAATAATGCCAATCACAATGGTTGGAAGTATTGCTGTACTTCTGAATGTTTTTTTGAGAGATCTTCCAAATACTTGGTTTGGTCCTGGAAATAAATTCGTGGAATCAATGTCCCAAATTATAAGTATTAACGGTAATGTTTATTTTGGTTCGATTGTTATTTTAGGAATCGTATTTACGTTTGCCTTTGGATATAATTTAGCACGCTCATATAATGTTAATCCAGTTGCTGGGGGTATTGTAGCTTTTGCGTCGGTTGTTACATGTATGAACCAGAGTGCTATTTTTGATTTTATATTGCCAAATGTAAATTTATCTTCTTTAGAAGCTCTTAGGAATATGGGACTTAATGTAGCTTTAAATAGTAATAATGACGTTGTTCTTCAAGGAGTTAGTGCTTGGGGATATATAGGTCAAGGTTATACTAGTGCATCTGGATTGTTTACTTGTCTTATAGTAGGATTCTTATCATCAATGATTTACATAAAATTGATGATTAAAAAAGTTACAATTAAACTTCCAGAATCAGTGCCACCAGCAGTAAGTAATGCGTTTGCTGCTATTATACCAGGAGTTGTGACTGTGTACACATTTGGTATATTGACACAAATTTGTATTTCAACAACAGGATTGTATCCGAATGATTTAATAATAAAATGGGTTCAAGAACCACTTTTATCTTTATCACAAGGCTTCTTTAGTGTCATAATAATATTGTTCCTAGTACAACTATTATGGTTCTTTGGATTGCATGGATCAAATGTTATGGCTCCAATAATAGAAGGAGTTTATACTCCAGCACTGCTTAAAAATTTAGAATACTTTACACAAAATGGAACAACTCAAGGAATGCCATATTTGTGGACTAGAGGATCGATTGATGCCTTTGCACAAATGGGTGGATCAGGAATAACTCTTGGATTGATAATTGCAATTTTTATTTTTTCAAAGCGTGATGACGCTAGAGCTGTTGCAAAACTTTCGGCACCAATGGGAGTGTTCAATATAAATGAACCTGTAATATTTGGTATGCCGATAGTTTTAAATCCTGTTTACCTGATACCTTGGTTAATTGTTCCGCCGATTTGTGGAATGGTTGCATACTTTTTTACAGCTATTGGAGTTATTCCGCCTGTATATATTCAAGTACCTTGGGTAATGCCCGTTGGGTTATATGCTTTCTTTTCAACAGGTGGAAGTATTTTAGCAGCTGGAGTTGCATTATTGAATGTTGTTATAGCTACTTGTATATGGACTCCATTCATTCTGTTAGCAAACAGAGTTAAAGATAAATGA
- a CDS encoding PTS sugar transporter subunit IIB — protein MINILLVCSAGMSTSLMVTKMKDSAKSKGIEAEIWAVPESEATDNLPKADVLLLGPQVRFLETKMKGIAGDKPVAVIDMVAYGTMNGEKVLEQALSLVGK, from the coding sequence ATGATCAATATTTTACTTGTATGTTCTGCAGGTATGTCAACAAGTTTGATGGTTACAAAAATGAAGGATTCAGCAAAATCAAAAGGTATTGAAGCTGAAATTTGGGCTGTTCCTGAATCTGAAGCAACGGATAATTTGCCAAAAGCTGATGTTTTGCTCTTGGGACCTCAAGTTAGATTCTTAGAAACAAAGATGAAGGGTATTGCAGGGGATAAACCAGTAGCTGTTATAGATATGGTAGCATATGGAACTATGAATGGAGAAAAAGTTTTAGAACAAGCTTTAAGCCTAGTTGGTAAGTAA